One region of Desulfovibrio intestinalis genomic DNA includes:
- a CDS encoding ATP synthase F0 subunit B produces the protein MLDLNVTLIFQLVNFLVAIYVLNILLIRPIRDIIKKRNGIMDGMAEEAESFEYQAAERLTNYEAELARARQDAGLTREEGRAEGMVEQQKLVGDAQKSARDILAETRDSLQAQAAKTLDELRNQVSDFSARLAAKLLKS, from the coding sequence ATGCTGGATCTTAACGTTACATTGATCTTTCAGCTGGTGAACTTTTTGGTCGCCATTTATGTGCTAAACATCCTCCTTATCCGACCCATCCGCGATATCATAAAAAAGCGCAACGGCATCATGGACGGCATGGCTGAAGAAGCCGAGTCTTTCGAGTACCAGGCAGCGGAACGCCTTACCAACTATGAAGCCGAACTGGCCCGCGCCCGTCAGGACGCTGGCCTTACCCGTGAAGAAGGCCGCGCCGAAGGCATGGTTGAACAGCAGAAGCTTGTGGGCGACGCCCAAAAAAGCGCCCGCGACATCCTTGCCGAAACACGCGACTCTTTGCAGGCTCAGGCCGCCAAAACCCTTGACGAACTGCGTAATCAGGTAAGCGACTTTTCCGCGCGCCTGGCTGCCAAGCTCCTCAAGAGTTAG
- a CDS encoding ATP synthase F0 subunit B yields MSKWKHAGYILPLVIAFAAIVFIPLEALASEGHAETRWGDFGWRVLNFVIFAGILWYFVGGLAKRFFKNRRETISGALDDLDERRAKAKEQLAAVESRIARLNEEREAILAESRKQAENLKAGIVDEAHRQASQIVEQARMTAENEGRAVLAEVRAVIADEIVDAAEKALSGKLNAEAHDKLIANSLKKVVLH; encoded by the coding sequence TTGAGCAAATGGAAACACGCGGGTTATATCCTGCCGCTCGTTATTGCCTTTGCCGCGATTGTCTTCATTCCATTGGAGGCGCTGGCTTCCGAAGGACATGCAGAAACTCGCTGGGGCGACTTCGGCTGGCGCGTGCTCAACTTCGTGATCTTTGCGGGCATCCTCTGGTACTTTGTGGGTGGACTGGCCAAGCGTTTCTTCAAGAATCGCCGCGAGACCATCAGCGGAGCGCTGGACGACTTGGATGAACGCCGCGCCAAGGCCAAGGAACAGCTGGCCGCCGTTGAGTCGCGCATTGCCCGCCTCAACGAAGAGCGTGAAGCCATTCTGGCCGAAAGCCGCAAGCAGGCTGAAAACCTGAAGGCTGGCATTGTGGATGAGGCGCACCGTCAGGCGTCGCAAATTGTGGAGCAGGCGCGCATGACCGCTGAAAATGAAGGCCGCGCTGTGCTTGCAGAAGTGCGCGCCGTCATTGCAGACGAAATCGTGGACGCTGCCGAAAAGGCCCTGAGCGGCAAGCTCAATGCCGAAGCCCACGACAAGCTTATCGCCAACTCCCTTAAAAAGGTGGTGCTCCATTGA
- the atpH gene encoding ATP synthase F1 subunit delta, whose protein sequence is MIDTVVARRYANAIFALGKKDGDEALSARGECLAALGETLAAAPGLDLTLKSPVIGVEEKKAVLDKLLGKLKADQTLRNFCFLLADKERLAFLREISAWYGKLLDEAKGIVRGQLVTAVKLPADKKAKLKESLEKKTGAAIELTFAVDKDILGGMVLKMGDRVLDASLRAQLGILRETFKRGE, encoded by the coding sequence TTGATCGACACCGTGGTTGCACGCAGGTACGCCAACGCTATCTTTGCGTTGGGCAAAAAGGATGGGGACGAAGCCTTGAGCGCGCGTGGCGAATGCCTTGCTGCTCTTGGTGAAACGCTTGCCGCCGCGCCGGGACTTGACCTGACCCTCAAAAGTCCTGTTATCGGCGTGGAGGAAAAGAAGGCGGTTCTTGACAAACTGCTGGGCAAGCTCAAGGCCGACCAGACATTGCGCAACTTCTGCTTTTTGTTGGCAGACAAGGAAAGGCTCGCCTTTCTGCGCGAAATTTCCGCCTGGTATGGCAAACTGCTTGACGAAGCCAAGGGCATCGTGCGTGGCCAGCTCGTCACTGCAGTGAAACTTCCTGCCGACAAAAAGGCAAAACTCAAAGAATCGCTGGAAAAGAAAACCGGCGCTGCCATTGAGCTTACCTTCGCTGTCGACAAGGACATACTTGGGGGTATGGTGCTCAAAATGGGTGACCGGGTGCTGGACGCAAGTCTGCGCGCGCAATTGGGTATCCTCCGGGAGACATTCAAGAGGGGTGAATAG
- the atpA gene encoding F0F1 ATP synthase subunit alpha: MQIKAEEISKIIEDQIQNYEQRVEMSETGTVLYVGDGIARVYGVQNAMSMELLEFPGGVMGMVLNLEEDNVGVALLGSDVGIKEGDPVKRTGKIFSVPVGDGVMGRVLNPLGEPIDGLGPIEAAAVRPVEIKAPGIIARKSVHEPMPTGLKAIDAMTPIGRGQRELIIGDRQTGKTAVCIDAILAQKETDIHCFYVAIGQKKSSVALVADTLRRHGALEYTTIISATASDPAPLQYIAAYTGCTMAEFYRDNGKHALIIYDDLSKQAVAYRQMSLLLRRPPGREAFPGDVFYLHSRLLERAAKVNDSLGAGSMTALPIIETQAGDVSAYIPTNVISITDGQVYLEPNLFNAGVRPAINVGLSVSRVGGAAQIKAMKQVAGTMRLDLAQYRELAAFAQFGSDLDKGTKAKLDRGARLVELLKQPQYQPMPSNEQIVSIYAATRGLMDDVPVDDIRRFETAMLTFLRDTRKDVLDAIKEKKVIDEAVEKALTEAIAAFKQGWTA, encoded by the coding sequence ATGCAGATCAAAGCGGAAGAGATAAGCAAGATCATTGAGGATCAAATCCAGAACTACGAGCAGCGCGTAGAAATGAGTGAAACCGGCACCGTACTGTACGTCGGTGACGGCATCGCCCGCGTCTACGGCGTGCAGAACGCTATGTCGATGGAACTGCTGGAATTTCCCGGCGGCGTCATGGGCATGGTGCTCAACCTCGAAGAGGACAACGTCGGCGTTGCTCTGCTCGGTTCGGATGTAGGCATCAAGGAAGGCGACCCGGTCAAACGTACCGGCAAGATCTTCTCCGTGCCTGTCGGCGACGGCGTTATGGGCCGTGTGCTCAACCCCCTGGGTGAGCCCATCGACGGCCTGGGCCCCATCGAGGCTGCCGCAGTGCGCCCCGTGGAAATCAAGGCCCCCGGCATCATCGCGCGTAAGAGCGTGCATGAACCAATGCCTACGGGTCTGAAAGCCATTGACGCCATGACGCCTATTGGTCGCGGACAGCGCGAACTTATCATTGGCGACCGCCAGACTGGTAAGACCGCTGTTTGTATTGACGCCATCCTGGCGCAGAAAGAAACGGACATCCACTGCTTCTACGTGGCCATCGGCCAAAAGAAGTCCTCGGTGGCTCTGGTGGCCGATACCCTGCGTCGCCACGGCGCGCTTGAGTACACCACCATCATTTCCGCCACCGCATCCGACCCTGCGCCTCTGCAGTACATTGCGGCCTACACCGGCTGCACGATGGCGGAATTCTATCGCGACAATGGCAAGCACGCCCTCATCATTTACGATGACCTTTCCAAGCAGGCCGTGGCTTATCGCCAGATGTCCCTGCTGCTCCGTCGTCCTCCGGGACGTGAAGCCTTCCCCGGCGACGTGTTCTACCTGCATTCGCGTTTGCTCGAACGCGCTGCCAAGGTGAACGACAGCCTCGGCGCGGGTTCCATGACGGCTCTGCCCATCATTGAAACCCAGGCTGGCGACGTGTCCGCGTACATCCCCACCAACGTGATCTCCATCACCGACGGTCAGGTGTACCTGGAGCCCAACCTCTTCAACGCCGGTGTGCGTCCGGCCATTAACGTGGGTCTTTCCGTATCCCGCGTGGGTGGCGCGGCCCAGATCAAGGCTATGAAGCAGGTTGCTGGCACAATGCGTCTTGACCTCGCCCAGTACCGCGAACTGGCGGCTTTCGCCCAGTTTGGTTCGGACCTGGACAAGGGCACCAAGGCCAAGCTTGACCGCGGCGCGCGCCTGGTGGAGCTGCTCAAGCAGCCCCAGTACCAGCCCATGCCTTCCAATGAACAGATCGTCTCCATCTACGCCGCTACCCGTGGCCTTATGGACGACGTACCGGTGGATGACATCCGCCGTTTTGAAACTGCCATGCTGACTTTCCTGCGTGATACCAGGAAAGACGTGCTGGACGCCATTAAAGAAAAGAAAGTCATTGATGAGGCAGTGGAGAAAGCGCTTACCGAAGCTATTGCCGCCTTCAAGCAGGGCTGGACGGCCTAG
- a CDS encoding F0F1 ATP synthase subunit gamma — MPSLKDVKMKIVGVGKTKQITKAMNMVASAKLRGAQARIERFRPYAAKYRDVLAELSSKVEGNAHPLLAEHEEKKHCAIVLVTSDRGLCGSFNGNIIATALKLAKEKKAEGLEVSFVCMGKKGRDAVKAAGYNIAKAYADRMGSIDFALASSVAQEVIFGYETFGLDEVWLIYGEFVSMGQQPPRTLCLLPLKTPEAEEIAEEAGEPRCEYVYEPQEEKLLAELLPRYVKVQVYRGMLDTSASEHAARMAAMDNATRNCNEMINMLTLLYNKTRQASITSELIDIVGGAEALKG; from the coding sequence ATGCCTTCACTCAAAGACGTAAAAATGAAGATCGTGGGGGTCGGTAAGACCAAGCAGATCACCAAGGCCATGAACATGGTGGCCTCGGCGAAACTGCGAGGTGCTCAGGCCCGCATTGAGCGCTTCAGACCGTACGCGGCCAAATACCGCGACGTGCTGGCCGAACTGTCGAGCAAGGTGGAGGGCAACGCCCACCCCCTGCTGGCCGAGCATGAGGAAAAGAAGCATTGCGCCATTGTGCTGGTGACATCCGACCGTGGACTTTGCGGCAGCTTCAACGGCAATATCATTGCCACTGCGTTGAAGTTGGCCAAGGAGAAAAAAGCGGAAGGCCTTGAAGTGAGCTTTGTCTGCATGGGCAAGAAGGGCCGCGACGCCGTAAAGGCGGCCGGTTACAATATTGCCAAAGCGTATGCTGACCGCATGGGCAGCATAGACTTTGCCCTGGCAAGCTCCGTGGCCCAGGAAGTCATCTTCGGCTACGAAACCTTTGGTCTTGACGAAGTGTGGCTGATTTACGGTGAGTTTGTGTCTATGGGCCAACAGCCCCCGCGCACGCTCTGCCTGCTGCCCCTGAAAACGCCTGAGGCTGAGGAAATCGCCGAAGAAGCTGGAGAACCGCGCTGCGAATACGTTTACGAGCCGCAGGAAGAAAAGCTGTTGGCGGAGCTTCTGCCCCGCTACGTCAAGGTGCAGGTTTACCGTGGCATGCTGGACACATCGGCCAGCGAACATGCTGCCCGTATGGCCGCAATGGACAACGCCACGCGCAACTGCAACGAAATGATCAACATGCTGACCCTGCTCTATAACAAGACGCGGCAGGCTTCCATCACCAGCGAACTCATCGACATCGTCGGCGGCGCTGAAGCGCTGAAGGGTTAA
- the atpD gene encoding F0F1 ATP synthase subunit beta, translating into MSKNIGKIVQVIGAVVDVEFSDGNLPNIFTALEINNPNNTDAPYLVCEVAQHLGDNVVRTIAMDATEGLVRGMEAVDTAQPIMVPVGKPSVGRILNVIGRPVDELGPINAEKYYPIHRPAPAFTDQNTKVELLETGIKVVDLLVPFPKGGKMGLFGGAGVGKTVILMEMINNIAKQHGGSSVFAGVGERTREGNDLYHELKDAGVLERATLVYGQMNEPPGARARVALTALACAEYFRDEEHQDVLLFIDNIFRFTQAGSEVSALLGRMPSAVGYQPTLGTDLGSLQERITSTNTGSITSVQAVYVPADDLTDPAPATTFSHLDGTLVLSRQIAELGIYPAVDPLDSTSRILAPDVVGEDHYLVARRVQMVLQKYKELQDIIAILGMDELSDEDKLTVGRARRIQRFLSQPFHVAETFTGTPGQYVKLEDTIKGFKGILDGAYDHLAEGDFYMLGGIEQAVAKFEQRKLQEEN; encoded by the coding sequence ATGAGCAAAAACATCGGTAAAATCGTCCAGGTTATCGGCGCTGTTGTGGACGTTGAGTTCAGCGACGGCAACCTGCCGAATATCTTCACCGCCCTGGAGATCAACAATCCGAACAACACCGACGCCCCCTACCTGGTCTGTGAAGTTGCACAGCACCTGGGCGACAACGTTGTTCGCACCATCGCCATGGACGCCACCGAAGGTCTGGTGCGCGGCATGGAAGCGGTTGACACTGCTCAGCCGATCATGGTGCCCGTGGGCAAGCCCTCTGTGGGCCGTATCCTCAACGTTATCGGACGCCCCGTGGACGAACTGGGCCCCATTAACGCTGAAAAGTACTACCCCATTCACCGCCCGGCTCCGGCCTTTACCGACCAGAACACCAAGGTCGAACTGCTGGAAACCGGCATCAAGGTTGTGGACCTGCTTGTGCCCTTCCCCAAGGGCGGCAAGATGGGCCTCTTCGGCGGCGCCGGCGTGGGCAAGACCGTTATTCTGATGGAGATGATCAACAACATCGCCAAGCAGCACGGCGGTTCGTCAGTCTTCGCGGGCGTGGGTGAACGCACCCGTGAAGGTAACGACCTTTATCATGAACTCAAGGATGCGGGCGTTCTGGAACGCGCCACCCTTGTCTACGGGCAGATGAACGAGCCTCCGGGAGCCCGTGCCCGCGTGGCCCTCACCGCCCTTGCCTGCGCGGAATACTTCCGCGATGAAGAACATCAGGACGTGCTCCTCTTCATCGACAACATATTCCGCTTTACCCAGGCTGGTTCCGAAGTGTCCGCTCTGCTGGGCCGCATGCCTTCGGCCGTGGGCTACCAGCCCACCCTTGGCACGGACCTTGGTTCGCTTCAGGAACGTATTACCTCAACCAACACCGGTTCGATCACGTCCGTGCAGGCCGTTTACGTCCCTGCTGACGACTTGACCGACCCGGCCCCGGCTACCACTTTCTCGCATCTGGACGGCACGCTCGTGCTTTCGCGCCAGATTGCAGAACTTGGCATCTACCCTGCCGTGGACCCGCTTGACTCCACCTCGCGCATCCTCGCCCCCGACGTCGTGGGTGAAGACCACTACTTGGTGGCCCGGCGCGTGCAGATGGTGCTGCAGAAGTACAAAGAACTGCAGGACATCATCGCCATTCTCGGCATGGACGAACTGTCGGACGAAGATAAGCTCACTGTGGGGCGCGCGCGCCGCATTCAGCGCTTCCTGTCCCAGCCCTTCCACGTGGCCGAAACCTTCACCGGTACCCCCGGCCAGTATGTAAAACTTGAAGACACCATCAAGGGCTTCAAGGGCATTCTGGACGGCGCGTACGACCACTTGGCAGAAGGTGACTTCTACATGCTGGGCGGTATTGAACAGGCCGTGGCCAAGTTCGAGCAGCGCAAGCTGCAGGAAGAAAACTAG
- a CDS encoding F0F1 ATP synthase subunit epsilon gives MGTLQLEVVTPDKTVVSGEVEMAVCPGIEGEFGVLPKHVSLLSALKIGGLRYKVAGGKEEHVFISGGFADVNNDVLTVLAESAEMAQNIDTARAMAAKERAEKRVASHEEQVDTVRAEAALHRAVVRLQVAQFR, from the coding sequence ATGGGCACACTGCAACTGGAAGTGGTGACGCCAGACAAAACCGTAGTAAGCGGCGAAGTTGAAATGGCCGTCTGCCCCGGAATTGAAGGCGAATTTGGCGTGCTGCCCAAGCACGTCTCCCTGCTCTCCGCTCTCAAGATTGGTGGTTTGCGCTACAAGGTGGCTGGCGGTAAGGAAGAACATGTGTTCATTTCCGGCGGTTTTGCTGATGTGAACAACGATGTGCTTACCGTGCTGGCCGAATCTGCCGAAATGGCGCAGAATATCGACACAGCAAGAGCCATGGCCGCCAAGGAACGTGCTGAAAAGCGTGTTGCCAGCCATGAAGAGCAAGTTGATACGGTTCGTGCTGAAGCCGCATTGCACAGGGCTGTTGTCCGTCTGCAAGTGGCCCAGTTCCGCTAG
- a CDS encoding DMT family transporter yields MGWIYLILAGLLEIAVVAGVRDIAFKRYIRGIFVYAAGLSSSLFFLYLALRQIDVSIAYTSYTGIGVVGTVACGILFWGEKRSIKKALYVSLIIAAIIVLKVSD; encoded by the coding sequence ATGGGCTGGATTTATTTGATACTGGCTGGCCTTCTGGAGATAGCGGTTGTCGCCGGAGTGAGAGATATCGCCTTCAAACGCTATATCAGGGGAATATTCGTTTACGCGGCTGGGCTGTCGTCCTCACTGTTTTTTCTTTACCTTGCGCTGCGTCAGATTGATGTCTCCATTGCCTATACGTCCTACACAGGAATTGGCGTGGTCGGCACTGTGGCTTGCGGAATTCTGTTTTGGGGCGAAAAGAGGAGCATCAAAAAAGCGCTTTATGTTTCCTTGATTATTGCGGCGATTATAGTGCTCAAGGTTTCAGACTAG
- a CDS encoding DMT family transporter, with translation MLSWTLLFIASSLEIAWAAGLKYADSPLGWVATLGCVAGSFIFLVLATKRMEASIAYVLFVTLGAVGTYLLDISFFGKKMTFTAVAAIIVILVSIVCLKREEG, from the coding sequence ATGTTGAGCTGGACTCTTCTGTTTATAGCCAGCAGCCTTGAAATCGCCTGGGCTGCGGGATTAAAATATGCTGATTCGCCTCTGGGCTGGGTTGCAACCCTTGGCTGTGTTGCGGGCAGTTTTATTTTCCTTGTGCTGGCAACAAAAAGAATGGAGGCATCCATTGCCTATGTGCTGTTTGTAACATTGGGCGCTGTTGGAACATACCTTCTTGATATTTCATTCTTTGGCAAAAAAATGACGTTCACAGCGGTTGCCGCGATTATTGTCATCCTTGTTTCGATAGTTTGCCTCAAGCGGGAAGAAGGTTAG
- a CDS encoding TetR/AcrR family transcriptional regulator, translated as MSKPRSINRDLVLDMAEKIVTENGPAALTFDAVARAAGITKGGVQSCFGAKSGLVSAMAERWGRNYDECLEKTAGKNIKDISGLEKVRAHVGITAAEKSLNARAACHLAMLVESQELRDWIRSWHNSRVNTLDMANKEERAARVAYLAAEGAFLLRHFGLLEVSDAQWKSIFSDIDEIIFEKPSNQA; from the coding sequence ATGAGTAAGCCACGTTCCATAAACAGAGATCTGGTTCTTGATATGGCCGAGAAAATAGTCACTGAAAACGGGCCTGCGGCGTTGACGTTTGACGCTGTTGCCAGGGCGGCGGGGATCACCAAGGGGGGAGTACAGTCCTGCTTTGGCGCCAAGAGTGGTCTTGTCAGCGCAATGGCCGAACGGTGGGGCAGAAATTACGACGAATGCCTTGAAAAAACTGCGGGCAAAAACATTAAGGACATTTCTGGTCTGGAAAAAGTACGTGCCCACGTTGGGATTACCGCTGCCGAGAAATCGCTGAACGCCCGGGCCGCATGCCATCTGGCCATGCTGGTGGAGTCGCAGGAGCTGCGTGACTGGATACGCAGCTGGCACAACAGCAGGGTGAACACTCTTGATATGGCGAACAAGGAAGAGCGGGCCGCGCGAGTCGCCTATCTGGCGGCGGAAGGAGCTTTTTTGCTGCGTCACTTCGGCTTGCTGGAAGTAAGCGATGCACAATGGAAGAGCATTTTTAGCGATATTGACGAAATCATTTTTGAAAAGCCATCAAACCAAGCATAA
- the lepA gene encoding translation elongation factor 4: protein MVKQENIRNFCIIAHIDHGKSTLADRILELTKVVSQREARQQYLDRMDLERERGITIKAQTVRLPYFAADGQEYELNLIDTPGHVDFNYEVSRSLAACEGALLVVDATQGVEAQTLANVYLALDHDHEVLPVLNKIDLPSAEVDRVKAEIEESIGLDCTQALPVSAKTGMGVDAVLEAVVQHLPAPKGDRTAPLKALIFDSWYDSYQGVVVLFRIMDGTVRKNDNVRLMSTGKEYEVLRLGVFSPEATDVKELVAGEVGFLCGSIKELGDARVGDTITLADRPAESPVPGFKEVKPMVFCGLYPTESEDYENLKAALEKLQLNDAAFSYEPETSQALGFGFRCGFLGLLHMEIIQERLEREFEVGLIATAPSVVYKIDTMDGKTLEIDNPSHLPDPTKINTLYEPYVNMDIHVPNEYVGNVMKLCEEKRGTQKNLHYLASNRVVVTYELPFAEIVYDFFDRLKSATRGYASMDYQPLDYRSSDLVRLDIMLNGETVDALAVIVHRDRAYTYGRGLALKLKRSIPRQLFQVAIQAAIGQKIIARETVSAFRKDVTAKCYGGDITRKRKLLEKQKEGKRRMKRMGNVELPQEAFLAALKVGDD from the coding sequence ATGGTCAAGCAGGAAAATATCCGCAACTTTTGCATCATCGCCCATATCGACCACGGTAAGTCCACCTTGGCCGACCGTATTCTTGAACTGACCAAGGTGGTCAGCCAGCGCGAAGCGCGCCAGCAGTACCTGGACAGGATGGATCTGGAGCGCGAACGCGGCATCACCATCAAGGCCCAGACCGTGCGGCTTCCTTACTTTGCCGCTGACGGTCAGGAATACGAGCTGAACCTCATCGACACGCCCGGCCATGTGGACTTCAACTATGAAGTTTCACGCTCGCTGGCAGCCTGTGAAGGCGCTTTGCTGGTGGTTGACGCCACACAGGGCGTGGAAGCGCAGACCCTTGCCAACGTCTATCTGGCACTGGATCATGACCATGAGGTTCTTCCGGTGCTCAACAAGATTGACCTGCCCAGTGCGGAAGTTGACCGCGTCAAGGCTGAAATCGAAGAGAGCATCGGGCTGGACTGCACACAAGCGCTTCCCGTGTCGGCCAAAACAGGCATGGGCGTGGACGCTGTGCTCGAAGCTGTTGTGCAACATCTGCCCGCCCCCAAGGGCGACCGCACTGCACCGCTCAAGGCGCTTATATTTGACTCATGGTACGACAGCTATCAGGGTGTTGTGGTACTTTTCCGCATTATGGACGGCACCGTACGCAAGAATGACAACGTGCGCCTCATGAGCACGGGCAAGGAATACGAAGTGCTGCGTCTGGGCGTATTCTCCCCCGAAGCCACAGACGTTAAAGAACTGGTGGCGGGCGAGGTGGGCTTTCTTTGCGGCTCCATCAAGGAACTGGGCGATGCCCGCGTGGGCGACACCATCACCCTGGCTGACCGCCCCGCCGAAAGCCCTGTACCTGGCTTCAAAGAAGTCAAACCAATGGTTTTTTGCGGTCTCTACCCCACAGAATCCGAAGACTACGAGAACCTCAAGGCCGCCCTTGAAAAACTGCAACTCAACGACGCAGCTTTTTCCTACGAGCCGGAAACGTCGCAAGCTTTGGGCTTTGGCTTTCGCTGCGGCTTCCTTGGCCTGCTGCATATGGAAATTATTCAGGAGCGGCTGGAGCGCGAATTTGAGGTCGGCCTTATCGCCACTGCGCCTTCAGTGGTCTACAAGATCGACACAATGGACGGCAAAACGCTGGAAATCGACAACCCCAGCCACCTGCCAGATCCTACCAAGATCAACACCCTGTACGAGCCCTACGTCAACATGGATATTCATGTGCCCAACGAGTATGTGGGCAACGTCATGAAGCTCTGCGAAGAAAAGCGCGGCACCCAGAAAAACCTGCACTATCTTGCCTCCAACCGCGTGGTAGTCACCTACGAACTGCCCTTTGCCGAAATCGTTTACGACTTCTTTGACAGGCTCAAGTCCGCCACGCGCGGCTATGCTTCGATGGATTATCAACCTCTGGACTACCGGTCCTCTGATCTGGTGCGTCTGGACATCATGCTCAACGGCGAAACAGTGGACGCCCTGGCGGTCATCGTACACCGCGACCGTGCATACACCTACGGGCGCGGCCTGGCGCTCAAGCTCAAGCGCAGCATTCCGCGCCAGCTTTTCCAGGTTGCCATTCAGGCGGCCATCGGGCAAAAAATCATTGCCCGTGAAACAGTTTCCGCTTTCCGTAAGGACGTTACCGCCAAATGCTACGGCGGCGACATCACGCGCAAGCGCAAACTGCTGGAAAAGCAGAAAGAGGGCAAACGCCGCATGAAGCGTATGGGCAACGTTGAACTGCCCCAGGAAGCCTTTTTGGCCGCACTCAAGGTGGGCGACGACTAA
- a CDS encoding DUF4125 family protein: MPQSFDREAALRKIVDLELDMFLATPNEGGISACQQRPETFRVMRRMTHEPLDDTTLAFYLADLQAAAAVGRNLMVEKYARMDDRLPPLSTSPLLDEVADAELAFLEEASVLFPNVIRRGGGDMFRRYLRCELETLSQGTLESYAREVRRARSVGKNMAVERHRCLARLLGRGSLEEYEASRAQG; this comes from the coding sequence ATGCCACAATCATTTGACCGCGAAGCCGCGTTGCGCAAAATTGTTGACCTTGAGCTGGACATGTTTCTTGCCACGCCCAATGAAGGCGGTATTTCGGCTTGTCAGCAGCGGCCAGAAACATTCCGGGTCATGCGGCGCATGACGCATGAGCCTCTGGACGACACCACGCTGGCCTTCTATCTGGCTGACCTGCAAGCGGCAGCAGCAGTGGGGCGAAACCTGATGGTGGAAAAATACGCCCGTATGGACGACCGTCTTCCACCCCTCAGCACAAGCCCGCTGCTGGACGAAGTTGCCGACGCGGAATTGGCTTTTCTGGAAGAGGCCAGCGTTCTTTTTCCAAACGTGATAAGACGCGGCGGGGGGGATATGTTTCGCCGCTATCTGCGGTGCGAGCTGGAAACGCTTTCGCAGGGCACCTTGGAAAGCTATGCCCGTGAAGTGCGCCGTGCGCGCAGTGTGGGGAAAAATATGGCAGTGGAGCGGCACCGCTGTCTGGCACGCCTGCTGGGCAGGGGCAGTCTTGAAGAATATGAAGCCTCGCGCGCCCAGGGATGA